The Saprospiraceae bacterium genome includes a window with the following:
- a CDS encoding CDP-alcohol phosphatidyltransferase family protein has protein sequence MSKLADKDKFIDFSDYGRPVAKFIALRLKNTHWTPIHLTLLFGLCGIIAVYFILTGNYFFAAVFLILKSILDAADGELSRVKNTPSHSGRFLDSIFDIVLNFMIFLAIFTISSNSFLAMLLAFVSVQLQGTLYNYYYVILRNRLSGGDDTSKIFQRKSPTALTGERQEIVDIFFRIFNFLYFVFDNTIHSLDNNAYKVKSLPNWFMSLVSIYGLGFQLLIIAFMLPMGLKEYIIPFFIGYNVLIPIFIFIRKSLG, from the coding sequence ATGTCAAAACTTGCAGATAAAGATAAATTTATAGATTTTTCGGATTACGGGCGTCCTGTTGCAAAGTTTATAGCACTACGATTAAAGAACACCCATTGGACCCCTATTCATTTAACTTTGCTTTTCGGTCTGTGTGGTATTATTGCAGTATATTTCATTTTAACGGGAAATTACTTTTTTGCAGCCGTTTTTCTGATTCTAAAATCTATCCTGGATGCAGCAGATGGAGAATTATCCCGTGTGAAGAATACGCCATCCCACAGCGGTAGATTTTTGGACAGCATTTTTGATATTGTCTTGAATTTTATGATTTTTCTGGCAATTTTCACCATTTCTTCCAATTCTTTTTTAGCCATGCTACTCGCATTTGTAAGTGTTCAATTACAGGGCACCTTGTATAATTATTATTATGTTATTCTGCGAAACCGGTTATCCGGCGGAGATGATACCAGTAAAATTTTCCAACGTAAATCTCCAACTGCACTCACCGGGGAAAGACAGGAAATCGTGGATATCTTTTTCAGAATTTTTAATTTTCTGTATTTCGTTTTCGATAATACGATTCACTCTTTGGATAATAATGCTTATAAAGTTAAATCTCTTCCAAATTGGTTTATGAGTTTGGTTTCAATTTACGGATTAGGTTTTCAATTACTGATAATAGCCTTTATGCTGCCGATGGGATTAAAAGAGTATATAATACCATTTTTTATAGGATACAATGTATTAATACCTATTTTCATTTTCATCAGAAAATCTTTAGGTTAA
- a CDS encoding permease has protein sequence MFDWIQNFADWLIYNLFQIGAETHLGVALNFFVYDTIKILVLLFVIVFLMGIVNAYFPIDKLKNYLANNKLFGLEYLFASVFGAITPFCSCSSVPLFIGFVRGGIPLGVTFSFLITSPLVNEVAVAMFLGMFGIKATLIYAISGILLGTIGGWVLGKMKLEHLLSDWVKTLLANDQLNANDYEEEKRTFTQRLPEITRSAWEIVRGVVLYVIIGIAIGAAMHGYVPENFFAQYLGSGAWWTVPAAVILAVPMYANAAGIVPVIQVFVAKGVPIGTAIAFMMATVGLSLPEATLLKKVMTMKMIGIFFGTVALFIILSGFLFNILL, from the coding sequence ATGTTCGACTGGATTCAAAATTTTGCAGATTGGCTGATTTATAATCTCTTTCAGATAGGTGCAGAAACACATTTAGGGGTTGCCCTTAATTTTTTTGTCTATGACACCATTAAGATATTGGTATTACTTTTCGTAATTGTATTTTTAATGGGTATTGTAAATGCTTATTTTCCGATAGATAAACTGAAAAATTATCTCGCCAACAATAAGCTTTTTGGATTAGAATATCTGTTTGCATCAGTTTTTGGAGCAATAACACCATTTTGTTCATGTTCTTCTGTGCCTTTATTTATTGGATTTGTTCGAGGTGGTATCCCTTTGGGTGTAACCTTTTCATTTCTGATTACATCGCCTTTGGTCAATGAAGTTGCTGTTGCAATGTTTCTAGGGATGTTTGGGATAAAAGCTACTTTGATATATGCAATCAGTGGCATATTATTGGGCACCATTGGCGGCTGGGTTTTGGGCAAAATGAAACTCGAACACTTATTATCAGATTGGGTCAAGACCCTTTTGGCCAATGATCAACTGAATGCTAATGACTACGAAGAAGAAAAGCGGACCTTCACACAGCGATTACCAGAAATTACACGTAGTGCCTGGGAGATAGTCCGAGGTGTTGTGCTTTATGTGATCATAGGTATTGCCATTGGCGCAGCAATGCATGGTTATGTTCCGGAAAATTTCTTTGCGCAATATTTGGGTAGTGGTGCATGGTGGACTGTACCAGCGGCAGTAATACTAGCCGTACCTATGTATGCAAATGCTGCGGGAATTGTACCCGTCATTCAGGTTTTTGTAGCAAAAGGTGTTCCGATAGGAACTGCCATTGCATTTATGATGGCTACTGTGGGACTTTCATTACCGGAAGCTACCCTACTCAAAAAAGTGATGACGATGAAAATGATTGGAATATTTTTTGGAACCGTCGCACTTTTTATCATTCTGTCCGGATTTTTATTTAATATTCTTCTTTAA
- a CDS encoding cytochrome-c peroxidase codes for MYIRYFIKIFLLTGVSVLISCNKNQDESDFRLTYPDYFPDPQYSFGNNVLTKEGFELGRALFHDPILSYDNTISCASCHSQAHAFADHNIKFSIGIDGKTGSRNSPAMFNLAWQSSFMWDGGINHIEIMPLAPITDTTEMGETLNNVIQKLHTHPYYQEKFKKVFGEKPIDSQKLFYALAQYMSMLVSDDSKYDKYRKGSENFTVDEEDGLIIFRKKCVSCHTEPLFTDFSFRNNGLVPLTNDLGKGRITLDKSDYYKFKVPSLRNIMLTYPYMHDGRFRTIDQVLDHYSEGIVFHENLDTSLIYIDKPGIPLTEIDKAKLKAFLVTLTDYKYISNPLFSQ; via the coding sequence ATGTATATCCGATACTTTATTAAGATTTTTCTTCTGACAGGAGTATCTGTTTTGATATCATGCAATAAAAATCAGGATGAGTCAGACTTTAGACTGACTTATCCTGATTATTTTCCGGATCCACAATATTCATTTGGAAATAATGTTTTGACAAAAGAAGGTTTTGAACTGGGACGGGCATTATTTCATGATCCAATATTATCGTATGACAATACTATCAGTTGTGCTTCCTGTCATAGTCAGGCTCATGCATTTGCAGACCATAATATTAAGTTCAGCATTGGTATTGACGGTAAAACCGGAAGTAGAAACAGTCCGGCAATGTTTAATCTGGCCTGGCAATCAAGCTTCATGTGGGATGGTGGTATCAATCATATAGAGATAATGCCACTGGCACCTATTACAGATACTACAGAGATGGGTGAAACACTAAATAATGTCATTCAGAAACTTCATACGCACCCGTATTATCAGGAAAAGTTTAAAAAAGTCTTTGGCGAAAAACCTATTGATTCGCAAAAGTTATTTTATGCGTTGGCTCAGTACATGTCTATGTTGGTAAGTGATGATTCAAAATATGACAAATATCGCAAAGGCAGCGAAAATTTTACAGTTGATGAGGAAGATGGTCTGATTATTTTTAGAAAAAAATGTGTAAGTTGTCATACTGAACCGTTGTTTACAGATTTTAGTTTCAGAAACAATGGTTTAGTTCCATTGACCAACGACCTGGGCAAAGGTAGGATTACCTTAGATAAATCTGATTATTATAAATTCAAAGTGCCGTCACTACGTAATATTATGCTGACCTATCCTTACATGCATGACGGGCGGTTCCGTACTATTGATCAGGTGTTGGATCACTATTCAGAAGGAATAGTATTTCATGAAAATCTTGACACTTCATTAATATATATCGATAAACCCGGAATTCCGCTAACTGAAATTGATAAAGCTAAATTGAAAGCTTTTTTAGTCACATTGACTGACTATAAATATATTTCTAATCCACTATTTTCTCAATAA
- a CDS encoding MerR family transcriptional regulator: METNKLILLEHCCQHYNIEISFIDALNEFGLISITQINEDRFLSHDDLREMEKIVQFYYELGINLEGIEVIINLLHQMNVLRQELDTTKSKLKVFVSD; this comes from the coding sequence ATGGAAACTAATAAGCTTATCCTTTTAGAACATTGCTGCCAACATTATAACATCGAAATTTCATTTATTGATGCATTGAATGAATTTGGACTGATCTCTATCACTCAGATTAATGAAGATCGATTTTTATCCCATGATGATCTCAGAGAGATGGAAAAAATCGTACAGTTTTATTATGAGCTGGGTATTAATCTGGAAGGGATTGAAGTTATAATAAATTTATTACACCAAATGAATGTACTAAGACAGGAACTGGATACGACTAAAAGTAAATTAAAGGTATTTGTGTCTGATTAG
- a CDS encoding recombinase yields MQFIRKTNDTKAVLIQISEYEGNEIDFLVALVESLRPSKAQKELVNVKLDEFIECLNSNPNLLLHLKRYLNTIFSDKKIAATLTDSDLISGVDFWSELIGRLFQKLLPIQPDKNTVEYVLTNVFYKESDAAWVNALDNKKIEKIIDLLDYPGMYELSPDDNLLEEILYSMDILSHRIAGSAFDAKVLKLVPEYASLNSPFAALQMETGTLLIDIQEGRMSRSKEEQQFKHVKILFNQCLEFVFKAYGNIPKYGISFNAHQQLMLIERLLERLDKVLDFVFIDENVNSRTKTAEFIKTIILFNTGKSKISGYLNKSTQNISKEVTRNIGEKGEHYITTTRKEYWKMLFTALGGGFIVALACIVKMNLGNLDISLFGKAFVYSMNYASAFIAIYVLHFTLATKQPAMTAATLAKAIENDIKENTNYESLSVLVARIWRSQFIAFVGNVFMAFPIALGLVMIWGEIYGTNPASSKSFKMIYELNIISSPAIFHAAIAGLFLFLSGLIAGVVSNRTKYNNVATRIKEHPILKQILSERKRTKIADYIDRNIGGIVSNFWFGVFMGTTGTVGVILGLDLDIRHITFAAGNFGLGLYGMNFQMSLEMILMSVLGVGIIGFVNFTVSFSLSLLLALRSRGIPFKSVREIMVAVKRHFFNHPLSFFFPPSNNFDELKEYESDQ; encoded by the coding sequence ATGCAATTTATCAGAAAAACAAATGACACAAAAGCAGTTTTAATTCAGATTTCGGAATACGAAGGGAATGAAATTGATTTTTTGGTAGCATTGGTTGAAAGCCTGCGCCCATCAAAAGCACAAAAGGAATTGGTGAATGTAAAATTGGATGAGTTTATTGAATGTCTTAACTCCAATCCTAATCTGCTTTTGCATTTGAAAAGATATCTCAATACAATATTTTCAGATAAAAAAATAGCTGCCACACTTACGGATTCTGATTTGATTTCAGGTGTAGATTTCTGGAGTGAGTTAATTGGCCGGTTATTTCAAAAATTACTTCCGATTCAACCGGATAAAAATACAGTGGAGTATGTATTGACAAATGTGTTTTACAAAGAGTCAGATGCGGCCTGGGTCAATGCATTGGATAATAAAAAAATAGAAAAAATCATTGATCTATTAGACTATCCCGGCATGTATGAACTTTCACCAGATGACAATCTCCTGGAAGAAATACTTTATTCAATGGACATTTTGTCTCACCGAATCGCAGGAAGTGCATTTGATGCAAAAGTTTTAAAACTTGTTCCGGAGTATGCTTCTTTAAATAGTCCTTTTGCTGCTTTACAAATGGAAACAGGCACATTGCTGATCGATATTCAGGAAGGGAGGATGAGCAGGTCGAAAGAGGAGCAGCAATTTAAACATGTAAAAATTCTATTTAATCAGTGTCTGGAGTTTGTTTTTAAAGCATACGGAAACATCCCAAAGTATGGTATTAGTTTTAATGCACATCAACAATTGATGTTGATTGAAAGATTACTGGAGAGGTTGGATAAAGTACTTGATTTTGTTTTTATAGATGAAAATGTTAACAGCAGAACAAAGACTGCGGAGTTTATCAAAACCATTATATTATTTAATACAGGTAAATCCAAAATATCCGGATACTTAAATAAATCCACCCAAAACATTTCAAAAGAAGTCACTAGAAATATTGGGGAGAAAGGAGAACACTATATCACTACTACCAGAAAAGAGTACTGGAAAATGTTATTTACGGCTCTGGGAGGTGGTTTTATTGTCGCCTTGGCATGCATAGTTAAAATGAATCTGGGCAATCTGGATATCAGTCTTTTTGGGAAGGCATTTGTATATTCAATGAACTATGCGAGTGCATTTATTGCGATTTATGTATTACACTTTACACTTGCTACCAAACAGCCAGCCATGACAGCTGCAACGCTTGCAAAAGCCATTGAGAATGATATAAAAGAAAATACAAATTATGAAAGTCTTTCTGTATTGGTAGCCAGAATATGGCGATCACAGTTTATTGCATTTGTAGGAAATGTATTTATGGCTTTTCCTATAGCTTTAGGATTAGTGATGATCTGGGGAGAGATTTATGGTACGAATCCTGCATCGTCAAAGTCTTTTAAAATGATTTATGAGTTAAATATTATTTCATCTCCCGCCATTTTTCATGCGGCCATTGCAGGTTTATTTTTATTTTTATCCGGATTGATCGCAGGAGTTGTTTCCAACAGGACAAAATATAACAATGTGGCTACCCGGATAAAAGAACATCCGATTTTGAAACAGATTTTAAGTGAAAGAAAGAGAACGAAAATAGCTGATTATATAGATCGTAATATCGGAGGGATTGTAAGCAATTTCTGGTTTGGGGTATTTATGGGTACTACAGGTACAGTGGGTGTTATTTTGGGACTGGATTTGGATATCAGACACATTACTTTTGCTGCGGGTAATTTTGGTTTGGGATTATATGGAATGAATTTTCAGATGAGCCTGGAAATGATTTTGATGTCGGTGCTTGGAGTAGGCATTATCGGCTTCGTCAATTTTACGGTAAGTTTTAGCTTATCTTTGTTATTGGCCCTGCGGTCGAGAGGTATCCCTTTTAAATCTGTTCGGGAGATTATGGTTGCAGTTAAACGCCACTTTTTTAATCATCCTTTGAGTTTCTTTTTTCCTCCGTCAAATAATTTTGATGAGTTAAAAGAGTATGAAAGCGATCAATAA
- a CDS encoding TraR/DksA C4-type zinc finger protein, with product MSIRKKKLNGLKYALQNLPNEEFGKCAECGQWIEERRIILMPESRFCVSCQQKK from the coding sequence TTGTCAATCAGGAAAAAAAAACTGAATGGTCTGAAATATGCACTCCAAAATTTACCCAATGAAGAATTCGGTAAATGCGCTGAGTGTGGTCAATGGATTGAAGAAAGGCGTATTATTCTGATGCCGGAAAGCAGGTTTTGTGTGAGTTGTCAGCAAAAGAAGTAA
- a CDS encoding DinB family protein, with amino-acid sequence MTNYTKTQLLLDLWIESRTRFTNQLVNLTEADLIKKLHPAVNSVGFLIRHVGDVELLFAKNVFGNHEIKVSAKTVIAQMDTGEWTDLDALKEYAQYSFDTLKNIVEKQKDEDWETSVTTKEFGTKTKAEAFGRIISHTAYHAGQLIIINKYGTI; translated from the coding sequence ATGACAAATTACACGAAAACACAATTACTCCTTGACCTTTGGATCGAATCCCGCACCAGATTTACGAACCAATTAGTCAATCTTACTGAAGCAGATTTGATAAAAAAACTACACCCTGCGGTCAATTCTGTCGGTTTTCTGATTCGACATGTAGGTGATGTAGAATTACTTTTTGCCAAAAACGTTTTCGGGAACCATGAGATTAAAGTTTCTGCAAAGACAGTCATTGCACAAATGGATACTGGAGAATGGACTGACCTAGATGCACTAAAAGAGTATGCACAATATTCATTCGATACGTTAAAAAATATAGTTGAAAAACAAAAGGACGAAGATTGGGAAACTTCTGTCACCACAAAAGAATTTGGCACCAAAACGAAGGCCGAAGCTTTTGGAAGAATAATCTCACATACCGCTTATCATGCAGGTCAATTAATTATCATCAATAAATACGGAACAATATGA
- a CDS encoding sulfite exporter TauE/SafE family protein, whose protein sequence is MEWLNNLAQNSDTPVIAAFALGLLTAVSPCPLATNITATTYIAKTIESKKKVILSGLLYTLGRMTSYTAIGALIYFGFSKFHIAKLFQGNGEKFLGPLMILIGLVMLDIIKLHFLTKGNLTERLSEKFKDRGLLGSFLLGAIFALAFCPYSGALFFAMLIPMTLAADAGLLLPVVFSLGTGIPVIIFAFVIAYSIEKLGTYFNAITKVEKVMRIVAGLAFIITGLYYLNIYLKII, encoded by the coding sequence ATGGAATGGTTAAATAATCTAGCACAGAATAGCGACACACCTGTCATTGCAGCCTTCGCTTTAGGACTACTTACTGCTGTAAGCCCATGTCCTTTGGCCACCAATATTACCGCAACGACATATATTGCTAAAACAATTGAAAGCAAGAAAAAAGTTATATTGAGTGGGCTTTTGTATACACTGGGAAGGATGACTTCATATACGGCGATAGGAGCATTGATCTATTTTGGATTCAGTAAGTTTCATATTGCAAAGCTATTTCAAGGCAATGGAGAGAAGTTCCTGGGTCCGTTGATGATATTGATAGGTTTAGTAATGCTTGACATAATCAAGTTGCATTTTTTGACCAAAGGAAATCTAACCGAACGGCTTTCTGAAAAGTTTAAAGATCGGGGTCTTTTAGGATCGTTTTTGCTTGGAGCTATTTTTGCTCTTGCTTTTTGTCCATACAGTGGTGCATTATTTTTTGCCATGCTTATACCGATGACTCTGGCAGCAGATGCTGGTCTTTTATTGCCTGTAGTTTTTTCCTTGGGAACTGGTATACCTGTTATCATTTTTGCTTTTGTGATAGCATACAGCATCGAAAAATTAGGTACTTATTTTAATGCCATTACCAAAGTAGAGAAGGTGATGCGTATAGTAGCCGGACTAGCATTTATCATTACAGGTTTGTATTATTTGAATATATATTTGAAAATTATCTGA
- a CDS encoding J domain-containing protein, which translates to MEYIDYYKILEIPKTASEAEIKKAYRKLARKYHPDLNPNNKEAEKKFKEINEANEVLSDPVKRIKYDKHGKDWQHADEIEKMQRNKSQSGRTSGTPFGSGEYSGSYGGDFSSFFESMFGGETSGRSRQTKFRGQDINASIQLKLTDVYKTKKQTITINGKNIRMTFPAGIEDGQIIKVTGHGNPGANGGPNGDLYITFNIENNTKFKREGKNLYSTMDLDLFTAVLGGDILAETFDGQVKLKVAAGTQSGTKVKLKGKGFPVYKKENEFGDLYITYQVKVPTHLTDKETTLFNELKSLRKDGN; encoded by the coding sequence ATGGAATACATAGATTACTACAAAATACTGGAAATACCTAAAACAGCGAGTGAAGCTGAAATCAAAAAAGCGTACCGAAAACTAGCAAGAAAATACCATCCGGATCTGAACCCGAATAATAAAGAGGCTGAAAAAAAATTTAAGGAAATCAACGAAGCCAATGAAGTTCTCAGCGATCCTGTTAAAAGGATAAAATATGACAAACACGGTAAAGACTGGCAGCATGCAGACGAGATAGAAAAGATGCAGCGGAATAAGTCCCAATCCGGCAGAACTTCAGGAACTCCATTCGGATCAGGTGAATATTCGGGCAGTTACGGTGGGGATTTTTCATCATTTTTTGAATCAATGTTTGGCGGTGAAACTTCTGGCAGGAGCAGACAAACAAAATTCAGAGGTCAGGACATCAATGCATCTATTCAGCTCAAACTCACGGATGTCTATAAAACAAAAAAACAGACCATCACCATAAATGGAAAAAATATCCGAATGACATTTCCTGCTGGTATCGAAGATGGCCAAATCATCAAAGTAACCGGTCATGGTAATCCCGGCGCAAACGGTGGACCTAATGGAGACCTTTATATAACGTTCAATATAGAGAACAATACAAAATTTAAAAGAGAAGGAAAGAATTTGTATAGTACGATGGATCTTGATTTGTTTACAGCAGTACTTGGTGGTGATATCCTTGCGGAAACATTTGATGGTCAGGTCAAGCTGAAAGTAGCAGCAGGGACACAATCCGGAACAAAAGTAAAACTGAAAGGAAAGGGATTTCCTGTGTATAAAAAAGAAAACGAATTCGGGGATTTATATATCACTTATCAGGTAAAAGTACCCACCCACCTGACCGATAAAGAAACAACTTTATTCAATGAATTAAAAAGTTTAAGAAAAGATGGAAACTAA
- a CDS encoding four helix bundle protein, protein MQGNKENIIVQKSFEFSLAIISFCETLEGMKKYVIARQLLKSGTSVGANIREAQNAESKADFIHKLKISVKEADETEYWLLLCKYSQNYPDCDELIANCKELILILSKIISTSKKG, encoded by the coding sequence ATGCAGGGAAACAAAGAAAATATTATTGTACAAAAATCTTTTGAATTTTCATTAGCAATAATTAGCTTTTGTGAAACACTCGAAGGGATGAAGAAGTATGTCATTGCTCGCCAATTGCTGAAATCAGGGACTTCCGTTGGAGCCAACATCCGTGAAGCTCAGAATGCTGAAAGCAAAGCGGATTTCATTCATAAACTTAAAATTTCTGTTAAAGAAGCGGACGAAACGGAATACTGGTTACTCCTATGTAAATATTCTCAAAATTATCCAGATTGTGATGAGTTAATAGCCAATTGCAAAGAATTAATCCTGATTTTGTCCAAAATTATTTCAACATCTAAAAAAGGGTAA
- a CDS encoding ThuA domain-containing protein, with the protein MNNPKYISFILISAVILIFAIIEQVFSQDTIRILHYTETTGFNHNTKTESKNLFLKICDSLTANTSSYWTITSSDSSEVFDDLNTLQKFRVVIWSNTSGDSGLTTLQQENYEQYVYAGGNYLGIHAASDTYRHSSANGNNTGVWDFYAETLSGCSVQENPNHTSANHNNDMSHQTNHPTLHDIPNPWNKTEEYYYWENGYLSTGFSSLLLVNSTGSNSYDASRMTSHIKEHDWGSRSFYTSLGHSANDYVNDLTFENLLKNALLWTAHQENINNTHENDFFVGEIYPNPFSTYINLANLPDENSSLVIYDLKGKEVFIQSQIIAPTIDLSFLENGIYLIVVNSKNGLNRKMMVKH; encoded by the coding sequence ATGAATAATCCGAAATACATATCGTTCATACTGATTTCTGCGGTGATTTTAATTTTTGCAATCATTGAACAAGTATTTTCTCAGGACACTATCCGGATTTTACATTATACCGAAACAACTGGGTTTAATCATAATACAAAGACTGAATCGAAAAATCTCTTTTTAAAAATATGCGATTCACTGACAGCAAACACTTCTTCTTATTGGACTATAACATCTTCCGATTCATCTGAAGTATTTGATGATCTGAATACTTTACAAAAATTCAGAGTCGTAATTTGGTCAAACACCTCAGGTGATTCCGGTTTAACAACTTTACAACAAGAAAATTACGAGCAGTATGTATATGCTGGGGGTAATTATCTGGGGATTCATGCTGCATCGGATACCTACAGACATAGTTCTGCTAATGGAAACAACACCGGGGTCTGGGATTTTTATGCCGAAACGCTTTCCGGCTGTTCTGTGCAGGAAAATCCGAATCATACTAGTGCAAATCATAATAATGATATGAGCCACCAGACAAATCATCCGACTCTCCATGATATTCCGAATCCATGGAATAAAACAGAAGAGTATTATTATTGGGAAAACGGATATTTATCTACGGGTTTTTCTTCTCTTTTACTTGTAAATTCAACAGGAAGTAATTCATACGATGCATCTCGAATGACATCTCATATTAAAGAGCATGACTGGGGATCGCGTTCATTTTATACTTCATTGGGGCATTCCGCCAATGACTATGTCAATGATTTAACTTTTGAAAATTTACTGAAAAATGCTTTGCTATGGACCGCTCATCAGGAAAATATTAATAACACGCATGAAAATGATTTTTTTGTTGGAGAAATTTACCCAAATCCTTTCTCTACGTATATTAATCTGGCAAATTTACCGGATGAGAATTCATCACTTGTTATTTATGATTTAAAGGGTAAAGAAGTTTTTATACAATCGCAGATCATTGCACCAACTATAGACTTGTCATTTTTGGAAAACGGTATTTACCTGATTGTTGTAAACAGCAAAAATGGGCTTAACAGAAAAATGATGGTTAAGCATTGA